The Candidatus Aegiribacteria sp. genome contains the following window.
TTTTGGGGAACCGAGACAATCCGGATCAAGCCATCATGTGTACAAAACACCATGGCAAGGAGATCCGAGAGTGAACATCCAGAATAAGAAAGGCAAAGCAAAAGCCTACCAGGTTAGACAAGTTCTTCGAGCCATAGAAAGGTTGAGTGAAGAAGATGCCGCTGAAAAATGATCATTTCACATATAGAGTAACATGGTCCGAAGAAGATCAGGAATATGTTGGTCTATGTACAGAATTCCCTAGCTTGAGCTGGCTTACTGAAACTCAGGAATCAGCTCTTGAAGGAATACGACAGCTTGTGGCTAGTGTTATCTCTGATATGAAGAAA
Protein-coding sequences here:
- a CDS encoding toxin-antitoxin system HicB family antitoxin encodes the protein MPLKNDHFTYRVTWSEEDQEYVGLCTEFPSLSWLTETQESALEGIRQLVASVISDMKKNKEKIPVPISIRKYSGKFMVRIPPEVHRKIAEIAAEEGVSINRLVSARLAK